The Patescibacteria group bacterium genome has a segment encoding these proteins:
- a CDS encoding SDR family oxidoreductase — protein MKALVTGGAGFIGSHLVKALVERGDTVRILDNLSTGKRSNLHPEAEFIEADITNLEQIKPAFKEIEGVFHVAALPRVQASIENPIGCNGSNIDGTLNVIWAAKEAGVKRIVYSASSSAYGDSPVMPLKETMKPEPISPYALQKYVGEEYMKLAAMFWGLETVSLRYFNVFGPNMASEGAYVTVIAIFNRQKLNNQPLTPTGDGEQTRDFTFVGDVVRANMLAMESRKVGQGEVINVGNSDNRSVNYIASVVGGPIQHIAARIEPRNSLADTTKAKELLGWQPQTSFDAGLEQTIKWYKDNSEQFITK, from the coding sequence ATGAAAGCACTTGTTACGGGTGGGGCTGGATTTATCGGCTCTCATTTAGTTAAAGCTCTGGTTGAACGTGGCGATACAGTGCGCATTCTAGACAACCTTTCCACTGGTAAACGCTCAAATTTACACCCTGAGGCTGAATTTATTGAAGCAGACATCACCAATCTTGAGCAGATCAAACCAGCTTTCAAAGAAATCGAAGGTGTGTTTCATGTGGCTGCATTGCCCCGAGTTCAAGCGTCGATTGAAAATCCGATCGGCTGCAACGGATCAAATATTGATGGCACGCTCAATGTTATTTGGGCAGCCAAGGAGGCTGGGGTAAAACGTATCGTCTACTCTGCCTCATCGTCTGCTTATGGTGATTCGCCCGTGATGCCGCTCAAAGAAACTATGAAACCGGAGCCGATCAGTCCTTACGCCCTGCAAAAATATGTCGGCGAGGAATACATGAAATTAGCAGCCATGTTCTGGGGACTAGAAACAGTCTCTCTAAGATACTTTAATGTGTTTGGCCCGAATATGGCATCGGAAGGTGCTTATGTAACCGTGATCGCCATATTCAACCGACAGAAATTGAACAATCAACCCCTAACACCTACTGGCGATGGTGAACAGACCCGTGATTTTACATTCGTCGGAGATGTCGTCCGAGCCAATATGCTAGCAATGGAAAGCCGAAAGGTTGGCCAAGGCGAAGTGATCAATGTTGGCAATAGTGACAACCGGAGCGTGAATTACATCGCCAGCGTAGTCGGCGGTCCGATCCAACATATCGCCGCTCGTATCGAGCCGCGTAATTCCCTGGCCGACACCACCAAGGCCAAAGAACTGCTCGGCTGGCAGCCACAAACCAGCTTCGATGCTGGATTAGAACAGACTATCAAATGGTATAAAGATAATTCCGAACAATTTATTACGAAATAA
- a CDS encoding adenine phosphoribosyltransferase, with product MTVDKLKLGIRTIPNWPKKGIIFRDITPILEDKDLFRLLIDELAKLVPDSPIDKVVGIDARGFILASALAYKLGTGLVIVRKKGKLPYKTISQEYALEYASGNLEIHSDSIRPGENVLLCDDLLATGGTMRAASDLVQKLGGNIKGVLFFIVLESLRGINQLSNFNVKYLVKF from the coding sequence ATGACAGTCGACAAGCTGAAATTGGGAATTCGCACTATTCCAAATTGGCCGAAAAAAGGTATTATATTTCGCGATATAACGCCAATTCTTGAGGATAAGGATTTATTTAGACTATTGATCGACGAACTAGCCAAGCTGGTTCCGGATAGCCCAATAGACAAGGTCGTTGGCATCGATGCGCGCGGATTCATTTTGGCCTCGGCTCTAGCCTACAAACTAGGAACAGGTTTAGTCATTGTCAGAAAAAAGGGTAAACTGCCCTATAAAACAATCAGCCAAGAGTACGCTCTCGAATACGCCAGCGGTAATCTTGAGATACACTCGGACTCCATCAGGCCTGGTGAAAATGTTCTTCTTTGCGATGATCTCTTAGCGACCGGAGGAACGATGCGGGCAGCCAGCGACCTGGTCCAGAAGCTTGGAGGTAATATTAAAGGCGTATTGTTCTTTATAGTACTTGAGAGCCTGCGGGGTATCAATCAATTGTCAAATTTTAACGTAAAATATTTAGTTAAATTCTAG
- a CDS encoding glycosyltransferase family 2 protein gives MEDSLNHSNATSDFTKPVTNVTSESSTTPLKYSVIVPVYNEEGAVTALHSEIVKVMRGLNQSFEIIFIDDGSSDQTFERLNSLSPIKIVRFRKNFGQTAALDAGFKYAQGEIFITLDGDGQNDPNDFPKLLKKLDEGYDLVSGWRKNRRDDFSKRLISKGASILRRFFVADNVKDSGCTLKVYRRECFADFDLFGEIHRFIPAVLAWHGFNIGELEVNHRPRISGQTKYNWKRVLKGLIDMISVWFWRKYATRPLHLFGGLGIVLGGCGVIMGLTLFILRAFRIISLVNSVWPLVSFFLILAGIQLFISGLLGDIAIKTYFRDKKMFYSIKNTIENNK, from the coding sequence ATGGAAGACTCATTAAACCACAGCAATGCTACTTCAGACTTTACCAAACCGGTAACAAACGTCACTTCGGAGTCTAGCACAACGCCACTAAAATATTCTGTAATCGTGCCGGTTTATAATGAAGAAGGTGCGGTTACCGCGCTACACTCTGAAATTGTTAAGGTGATGCGGGGATTAAATCAGTCTTTTGAAATAATATTTATTGATGATGGCAGCAGCGATCAGACATTTGAACGCCTGAACAGCCTCTCCCCCATCAAAATTGTTCGGTTCCGAAAAAACTTTGGCCAAACAGCCGCACTCGATGCCGGATTCAAATATGCTCAGGGTGAAATATTCATCACACTCGATGGTGACGGACAAAATGATCCGAATGATTTTCCGAAATTACTAAAAAAACTAGATGAAGGATATGACTTGGTTTCTGGTTGGCGTAAAAACCGTCGAGATGATTTCTCAAAACGATTAATTTCGAAGGGGGCAAGTATCTTAAGACGGTTTTTCGTGGCTGATAATGTCAAAGATTCCGGCTGCACGCTAAAAGTGTATCGACGCGAATGTTTTGCAGATTTTGATCTATTCGGAGAGATACATCGGTTTATACCAGCCGTACTAGCGTGGCATGGATTCAATATCGGCGAACTGGAAGTTAATCATCGGCCCCGCATAAGCGGTCAGACTAAATACAACTGGAAGCGCGTTCTAAAAGGTTTAATTGATATGATTAGCGTTTGGTTTTGGAGAAAATATGCCACTCGACCCCTGCATCTTTTTGGCGGTCTCGGAATTGTATTGGGTGGATGCGGTGTAATCATGGGACTGACGTTATTTATACTGAGAGCGTTCAGAATTATTTCGCTCGTCAACAGTGTTTGGCCGCTGGTTTCATTCTTCCTGATACTGGCCGGCATTCAACTTTTTATTTCTGGCCTCTTGGGTGATATCGCGATTAAAACCTACTTTCGAGATAAGAAAATGTTTTATTCAATTAAGAATACTATTGAAAATAATAAATGA